The genomic region TGGTAGTGGAGCAGGAGCAATGATTCTTGAAGAATTAGAAAGTGCATTAAATCGAGGAGCTACCATATATGGAGAAGTTTTAGGAGGTTCTTTAAATTCTGGTGGTCATCGTGGTCAGGGCAGTATGACTGCGCCTAATGGTGACGCCGTACAAAAATGTATCCAGCAAGCTATTTTTAATTCTGATATAACTAGTACAGAAATAGATGCCATCAATGGTCACGTGACAGCTACCGGTAAAGATGCTTATGAGATACAAAATTGGGTTGAAGGATTAGAGTTGAAAAATCATTTCCCGTATTTGAATAGTTATAAATCGACAATAGGTCATTGTCTCGCTGCAGCTGGTAGTATAGAGCTAGTAGGTGCGATATTGCAACTGAAACATCAGCAAATATTTGCAAATCTAAACATAACTGAACTACACAAAGATATTAAGGCTATCTATCCAAATAATAAAGTGCCTATCAAAAATGTTTATACAAAAATCGATGTGTTGATAAAGGCTAGTTTTGGTTTTGGTGACATTAATGCTGCTGTAGTACTTAAAAAATGGGAAAATTAATTGAAAACTTAATTTTCAAAAAGACATAATATGAAGAAAGAAGAAATTGAAAATCAATTACACGATATTGTAAAGGTGTATTTACCTCAAGACGTTAGTACTAAAGAGATAGGTCCCGATAGTCATTTAATGCAAGATTTAGGTATCAATAGTGCACATTTAGTAGATATAGCATTAGATGTTGAAGATGCTTTTGATATCATGTTAGACGAAAAAGATATGGAAGAGATGCAAACAGTTTCAGATTCTGTCCAAATAGTATTAAGAAAGTTAAACTCTTAATTTTTTAAATTATTATTTATAGCTTCTCTTAAAATACTATTAAGGTTACAATAATTTTATTAAAAATATTACTTTAAATAGCTTTTAGCCCTTTATCTTGTAAAAAAAAAGATGAATAAAGAAAATACACCACTTAAGAAGACGCCTAACGACCATTCTATAATGGATACTATTAAAGACAGGTGGAGTCCTAGAGTCTTTGCCGATATACCAGTTTCTCAAACAGATTTACAATCCTTATTTGAAGCAGGAAGATGGGCTGCTAGTAGTAACAATTTCCAACCTTGGAATATAGTTTGGGGTGTTAAAGGAAGTAAATCATATGAGCGCATTATGAATCATCTTGTTGAATTCAATCAATCATGGGCTGTTAATGCTCCTGTCCTAATGTTGGGTGTAATCAATACGAAAACACCAGATGGAAAAGATAATTACCATGCATTACATGATCTAGGACAGTTTACTGCAAATATGGCTTTACAAGCGCATAGCATGGGTATTGCGATCCATCAAATGGCAGGTGTTGATTTTGAAGCGGCCAAAAAAGAATTTGAGTTTCCTGAAGAATATCACGTAGCGACAGCGATCGCGGTAGGTTATTATGGAGGCGATAAAAATAATCTTAATGAGGATTTACAAGGCGCCGAAACATCTCCAAGAGTGCGTAAAAAACAAGATGAATTTATTTTTAATGGAAATTTTGTTAAAAGAGAATCCTTATAAATAGACTTTATTATTGCATCTATTGCATTATTAAAAAGCTCCTAATTAATTAGGAGCTTTTTTATGCTGATAAAAACCTATCGTTTTGATGAAAATATTTCTTTACATCATCAATTAAAAAGCTAACAGATTTTTTAAACCGTCCTTTTATTGACTTAAAGGAAATCAAGCAGTTATTATGTTTTAAATAAATAGAGGCTGCTTCTTTTGTGCGTCCATTATGGTCTATAACCAATTGAAAATTGACCTCTACGTTTTCAATAGCTTTTGATTCAATTATAGGTAACAACTCGTCCTGTATTAGCTTTTCAAGTCGTTGTTTTTGTTGTGTATGTTTATATGTATAAGTAATCATCGAGCGTATTTAATAGATATACGCAACACAATAGTCAATTGGTTTTAAATATAATGTTAAAATTGACCATGGATTATGATGGTTTAATCAATCTTATGAGGTAATAATCGAGAGGCTAGTACGCCTAACATTAAAGCAATAAAGATAAAGGATAAGGATACCCATTCTGGTAAATGTATGTAATGTACAAGAATCATTTTAAGCCCTACAAACGTTAATATAGCTATGAGACTGTAATGGATATATTGAAATTTATTTAAAAGATTAGATAAGAAGAAATACATACTACGTAAACCAATGATCGCCATAATATTGCTTGAAAAAACTAAGAAGGGATCTGAAGTAATTGCTAGAATAGCAGGAATAGAATCCAATGCAAATAATACGTCTGTTAGTTCAATAACAATCAAGGCAAGAAATAGAGGAGTAGCTATTAATTTCCCCATCTTTTTTATAAATAAGTCTTGGCCTTCAATACGGTCTGTAACAGGAAACCATCGACGTGCTAACTTATAAATAGTTGATTCTTTAGGATTAAAATCATCGTCTTTACTAACTAACATTTTAAATGCGGTATAAAGTAAAAATGCACCAAATATGTAGGTCATCCAGTCTATTTCTCTAATTAAAGCGACACCAAAAAAGATCATGATTGCTCTAAAAATCAAAGCACCTACAATACCCCAAAATAATACACGATGCTGATACTGTTGCTCTATCGCAAACGATTTAAAAATTATGGCAATGACAAAAATATTATCAATACTAAGTGATAACTCAATAAGATAGCCGGTAATATATTTTATAGATGCTTTACTAGCACTTAAATTTTCAGGATTTGCTATGTGACTACCGTCATAAATTAAATAGATAATACCTGTAAAAGCTAATGCAATTGAAACCCATAGTATTGTATACTTAGTAGCCTCTTGTGTGCTTATAACGTGGGCATTTCTATTAAACACTAATAAATCTAGAGCTAGTAAAATAGTCACAAAGATTATAAAGGAAATCCATATCATCATAGTACCAAAGTTAACATAGTTTCATATAAAAAGGCTTTGATTTATATAAATCAAAGCCTTTTTCAAATTGAGATATACTTTTAATATTTATTTTCTTTTCCTATCTCTGTTTTATCAATTCCTATACTGTCTGTGTCATGAAACCTAGTCACCTCGCTATAGTTTTTAATGATCTTTGCAGTTTCACCTTTTATCATAATTGGAAAAATAAGCATCTCAGGATCGTTTTGTAAAATTTTAATGGTATCGTCTGCACTAAGCTCTTTCTCTTTACCATATCGATTCTCAAAAGCAGAATGATCTGTATCAATCAATCCATGGACAGTAATGGATAGTTTTTCTGCAATTTCTGCCCATACAGTACCAGTAACTTTAGTTTTACTGATGTCTACAGCGTGACAATCCTTTTCTGCACTTTTAGTGTATGCAAAAATTTCTTTATGATTCTTGATTTCAGAATTATAAATAAGGATTAATAAATTTTCTTTTGTATTAAGTACTGACATTTGATTAGACATGATCTATGAGTTCTGATTTACGTTTTTCACATTGTGTTTTTAATTGATTAATTACTTTAGACACAGCATCATTAAAATTAGATTGCGATTCTTCTGCAAATAATCTAGGACCTGGTGCGCTCAGGCGTATTTCTGCAATCATACCAGATTCTTTACTTTCTGTATTTTCTACTCTATAAAAGACATCTGCTCTGGTTACCCAGCTATATCGATCTGCGATAGTTTGTAATTTCTCTTTTGTAAAATTTTCTAGCTCTGTACTTCCAGAGACGTGCTGATAATTGAATTGGATTTGCATATTGATTTTTTATTTGAATTTACATTCAAAATCTGATTAAAGCATTTGTTTTTAAAAAGCTTTAACGTGTAATTAGTAAGAAATTATGAGAGTAATAGACATATTCATAAACTTATACCAATTGTATTATCAATTATATCTTCGTTGTATATTACTACTATTTAAATTTTAAAGCTGGATGCTACATCATTTGTGATTGTGCCTTATATTTTCATCATGAATAAGAAGTATACATTTTTAATAATAGGGTTATTGTGTTACGCTTTCGCGAAAGCGCAATTACAATTTTGCGATGGTATATTAGGTCCAGCCATATTTACTGAAGATTTCGGTTCAGGTACAAATAACGGCCCAGCACTGTCAAATACAGTAACTTCATATCAATATGTAAACGCGGCACCTCAAGATGGTGAATATACTATCTCGAGTGACTCTGGTCAACTAGGTAGCTGGTTTTCTTTTCCTGATCATACTGGTAACAATAATGGTAAAATGCTTATTGTTAATGCAGGATTTACCGCAGGACAGTTTTATAGAACACCTATAAATGGCTTATGTGAAAATACACCTTATGAATTTAGTGCATGGATTATGAATGTACTAGATGGCGTTCAAAATGTATGTGGTAGCACAGAAATACCCATACAAGTGCGTTTTGAAATATGGGATGCTACAGATACAACATTACTGGCTGATGGGACTATGAATCCTAAATTTGCAGATCAACGTCCTACATGGATTAAATATGGCCTGACTTTTACAACGAGTGCTGGACAAAATGGAATTATTCTTAAAATGATTAATGTAGGTGCTGGTGGTTGTGGTAATGATCTAGCGATAGATGATATAAGTTTTAATGTTTGTGGTGATGATGTATTAATAGCTACATCGATGGGTGAAACTGTAGTTTCAAAATGTGATAACAATCCTGCACAGGTTTTACAATTAACTGCCACGGTACAGTCTGGTGCTCCATCTCTTACGGCATATCAATGGCAACAAAGTAGTGACGGTAGTACTTTTACAGATATTGCAGGTGCAAATGGTTTCTCTTTTAACACGCCACCTTTAAACTCTACAACATATTATAGAGTAAAAATTGCAGGTGCACCAGCAAATCTTACTAATTCAAGTTGCTTTTCATTTTCTCAAGTTTTTGAATTTAGAAATGTTACAGTACCACTAGCTGTTCCTAGACAAAATCCTTATATATCCTGTGATGGTGAACTGGTTGATTTAATTGTAGATGTTGCTCCAGGCACAACAGCTTTCTGGTATGAAAATGCTACTGGCGGCAACTCTATACATGATGATTCTATTGATTACACCACGACGGTTGATGGGACATACTGGGTTGAAACGCAAGACATTGCCACAGGATGTCTTAGTATTTCTAGAGTACCTATAAATTTTATTAATCGTTCTTCTCCTATAGTGAATAGCGATGACTTTTTATTGTGTCCTGGAGACATGGCCTTATTGAATACACAGTTCACAAATGGTTTTTATCGATGGAGTAGCGGCGAGACTACAGATCGCATAACCGTTGATCGTGCAGGATTGTATACCTGTGAGGTAACTAATCTTGAAGGTTGTACTACAACAGCCATTTTTAATGTTGATTTTATTGAAACTCCAGTTATCTCAACGGTGTCTGTAACCGGTGATGAGTTAACGGTTATCATGCTCAATTCGGGTGATTTTCAATATAGCATTGATGGTCTTAATTATTACAATGAACCAGTTTTTAATATTAATGGCTTATTACAAGTTAATGTGAGAGTAAAAGATCGAACTGGTTGTGAGGTCTCTTTCTTTACATATAATCGTATCAGTATCCCTCTATTTTTCACACCTAATAATGATGGTTATCACGATACTTGGGATATTGATAATATAGATGCATTTCCAGGTGCAAGGCTAGAGATTTTTGATCGATACGGTAAATTAATCAAACAGATTAACAATTTAGTCGTAGGTTGGGATGGTCTTTATGATAATCAACCATTACCTAGTAGCGATTACTGGTATAAACTATACTATAATGAGCAATTACTGACAGGTCATTTTACATTGAAACGATAAAATAAATGTTGTGGGATAACGCTTTCGCGGAAGCGATTAAATAAATCACTAATTCAAAAAAATAAATCCCAATAGACTAGAGGCCTATTGGGATTTTATTATTAAAAGTTGAGATGAGGTTACTGAACTATTTTAAATTCACATCTTCTATTAATTTCATATTCCTTATCAGTACATATTCCTTCTTTAACACAGTTGTTAAGTGGTTGCATTTCACCATAACCTATGCTTCTAAGTCTGCGTCTTTCGATTCCCTTACTTACCAGATATTCAAGAGTAGATGCTGCTCTTTTCTTAGACAATTCTAGATTATACTCACTAGGTCCACGCACATCTGTATGAGCAGACACTTCAATATACATAGCAGGATACTTTTTCATTATACCAACTAACTCGTCTAAGGTACGTGCTGCCTCTGGTTTAATAATAGCTTTATCAAAATCAAAGTATATTTGATCTAGTTCTACTTGTATATCGCCTTTACGATCTGGCTTGATAGTAGCCTCAGCATCTTGATAAGATAATAAGGTTAAGTAGATATCATGACTGATACGACCATTCTTATCTGTAGAGAATTGAACATCTTGAGGTATATATAATTTTCGAGTACCTCTAATGGTGTATTTTCTATTAGGCTCTAGTTTAAAGAAATAGGTAGCATCATCACCTACAATCATATCGTCAATCAATATCTCTCGTTCATCTAACAAGGATACTAATGAGCCTGGTAGCAACTTATTAGAAATACTATCCTTAACGATTCCTTTTACAGCATATTTAGTAAGAATATTTTCTTCTCTAGTTGTTCTATATAATTTATCAATACCTGATCGATTTGATGAGAAATATGCTTTATTAAGGTTTTCATTAATTATAAAAGCAAAATCATCTCTAGAGCTATTAATAGTAGTTCCTAAATTAATCGGTGTCGTAAACTCACCATTTACCAGGTCACTTCTATGTATGTCTAATCCGCCTACACCTTGTTTACCATTTGTTGAATAGTACAAGGTATTTATATCACTGATATAAGGGAATTGATCTAAGTGTTGAGTATTAATTTCTTTACCTAAATTAATAGGTTGTCCATAAGTACCATCATCATTGATGGAGACTTTGTATAAATCAAACTCGCCATAACCACCTGGCATATCACTTGAAAAATATAGAGTTGAACCATCTTTACTAATTGCGGGATGTTGTACACTATACATATCATTATTAAAGGATAGTGGCTCTACATTACTCCAGACTCCATCTACAAGCTCTGCCTTGTAAATTTTCATGTTAGAAACTGGGATATCATTAATTTTAACACGCTTCTCATTATTCCTATTAAAATACATTACAGTTCCGTTATTAGTAAATACAGCATTGCTTTCATGTAAATCTGTATTAATACTAGGGAAAGGTCTTATAGATTTTAAAGAACCATCTCTTTCTAATGTTGCTTGATATAAGTCTAAATATGGTAGTCCATTCCAGGCATAAACTGGTCTTTCTAGATTACGTGAAGAAGCAAATACCACCTCTGACTCACTCAAAAAACTCATTCCAAAATCACTGTTAGTTCCTTCATTACGAATAGGAGTGACTGTGAAATTATGAGGTGTGCTTTTTTCTAATTCTTTCAAAAATTCTTTTGTGTTCCAATCTTTACCTTGATAATATAAAAGATAACTATCTGCTTTATCATAATCTTTAAGCGCAAGGAGAGATTGCGCGTATCTGTAGATTCTATTATAATCTGTGATTTGACCATTGTTATCTTCAACAGATGAATACGTAAATGCAGCTTTGGCCATATCACCAGTAAAGTAATAGCAGTCACCTAATTTTTTGAGTACTTCATCTGTTTGTTTTAAGTTTTTATAATTTTCTATAGCTTCTTTGTAAGCTTGATTTTTATAAAGTCTATTCGTGTTTCTTAGGCTTAAATTTTGTGCACTTAAGAATGTAGTAGTGCATAAAATTATTAAAATCGTGGTTATGATGATTCTCATAATGGTAGTTATAGTGTGATTTAAAAGAATCTAGGAGAGCGGTCATAGCCACTTTTCCAGAATTTTGATTTTACATTAAATAGCAACATGATCTCATGTGATCCTGTGTTGTAATTACCTAGATTATTAACTGTATAATCATAAGCATATCCAATTCTTAAATTGGGCGCTACTCTGTAATTGACTAATCCGCTTAAAGCATCTCCAAAACGGTAGGCAAGTCCAGCTTCAAATTTTTCATTGAATAAAATATTTGCGGTCAGGTCTAAGCTAAGAGGAGACCCTTTAACACCTTTCACCATAAATGCTGGTTTGAATTTTAAATCTTTATTGATGTCAAATACATATCCACTAGTTAAAAAGAAATGTATGTCTTGAACTCCAGTAGATTGAATCCCATTTTCATTTTCAAGATGCTTAGTAGTCAGTAGGTTAGGAGCTGATAAACCTACATAATATTGATCAGTAAAGTAAAAAGCACCTAAACCAACATTGGGAAAAGTTTCTGTAACATTTTCATTAAATGCCACGTCTGTGTCAACACCACCAGATTGTAAGTTGAATCCGTTAAAATTAGCGTCAAATAATGTGACACCAGCTTTTATCCCTAAAGACAATTTTCCCTGTTCTGATATTGGTAATACATATGCAAAATCTGCATAGATATTGTTTTCAGTAACAACATTACCTATATCATCATTAGTAAATGATAGTCCTAGTTCTACTCGTTCACTTACAGGATAATGGACAAAAAGGGAAGCCGTTTTAGGTGCTCCTTCTAGTCCTACCCATTGGGTACGGTACAACGCACCGATGTTTACTTCTGACTTATTACCAGTAGCATATGCTGGGTTAATTATATTCTGATTGTACATGTACTGCGTGAATTGAGGATCTTGTTGAGCAGTACTTTTCCAAGCCGCGCATATTGCTACTGCAAGGAATATATATGTTGTATAAATATTTTTCATGATTGTCATAGTTGTAACCACTATCGGCTTAAGTAAAGTCTTCCTTGTTCAGGCTTAGTGCTTCCATCATTAAAGTTCAATATGTAGAAATAAACTCCTACGGGTAGTTCTCCATCGCTTAATAAAGCTTTCTGATTTGAGAAGCCGTTAAAACGTGGAGTATTGTTAGTACCTTCGTAAACTAAATTACCATGTCTATTATAGATTTCCATTCTAAAATTAGGATACAAAAAGCCTAAATTTTCTACATCAAACGTATCATTTACACCATCGTTATTAGGCGAGAAACCGTCAGGCACAACAACCTTACCACATGCCGTTAAATCTGTTGTTACAGCTAACCTTACATTACTTTCACATCCCGTAACTATATCAATAAGAGCCGCATAATAAGTGGTTCCATTCACTAAAATGGTTGAAATAGGAAGGACTGTACTACTATCGACAGCATCATACCAGACCACATTAGAACTAATCATGTCGTATTCATTTATATTGACAATTAAGTTTTCTAATGTTGGATTATCATTGATACAAAATAAGTTTCCATCTACAGAAAGACTAGGAGTAGGCGCATCACCAACTACTACTGAAACTTGAGCTCTTACACTAGATTCACAACCTGTAGCATTCGTCTGTGTTGCATAATATGTCGTTCCATCTATTAGCAAGTCTGCATCTGCCAATGGTATTGTTCCATCTATGGAGTCATACCAATTGACCATAGTACCGTTCACAGCGGCATCTAAATCTATAACCATAGCATCATCTGTGGCACAAAATTCAAGAGTAGCGTTAACAACTGTCGGAGCCGCAGTATCATCTATCTGTATTACTATTTGCGATGAATCATCAGTATTACATGGCGTTGTAGCAGTAACAGTATAAACATATACACCTGCATTGTCTATAGATGGATCAAAAATATTGCCTCCACTATTTAATAAAGGTGACCATGTTCCTGTCGAGTCAGGTGTACCACCTAATTGCGTTAATAAATCAATCGGTGTGTCAATAACACAAATATTTAATGCACTATCTAATCCAGCATTAGGCGCTGTTGTTACAGTAACAGTAACTGTGGCCGTATCAGTATTACAATCATTCATCACTGAATATTGATAAGAACCTGCCATGTCAACTAATGGATCAAAAACACCTGTAGTACTATTTAACATAGGCGTCCAAGTACCACCTTGATCAGCAGTTCCTAATAAAGAAAATAAATCGATTGTCCCATTATCACTACATAAATCTATAGATGTACTAGAACCAGCTGAAACTGGAGATTGAACTATAATCGTAACTGTTGTAGTGCTGTCTATACAAGGTGCATTAGCCGCAATAGTATATTCAAAATCATAACTTCCATCAGCAACCATTGTAGCATCAAATATATTACCTGTTAACGCACCAGTTCCGTTTGTATCTACCCAAACACCACCAGCATCTTGAGTTCCATCTAATGCAGTGAATAAATCTACAGTGGTCAAATCACTGCAAACGGTTAATGGTACTACGTTACCAGTACTAGGTGTATTATAGATTGTAACTACAACAGCTAGCGCTGTAGCAGATTCACAATTAGTAAGTGCGTCTATTTGAGTCGCATAATAGTCTTCTCCATCAATAAGTACATCTGTAGAGTTGGATGATATCGTTAGTGCCGCATCCTCATACCATTGAACACTATTCCCTGTGGCAACTAAATCTGCTATGGTAGCATTGTCACAAAAATCTTGATTCATATTAGCTGTAGGTGCCGCTATGTCATTTATAACTATGGTAACTGTAACTGAATCACTAGCGCAAGTTCCTAAAGCAGGAACAGTATAAGTAAAGTCATAAGCTCCAACTGATAAAACTGTAAGATCCACACTTGAACCTGATAAAACACCAGTAGTATCATCATCATTCCATGTACCACCAGAATCATTTCCAGAAAGTTGATTGAATAAATCTAAAGTTTGTCCTGTTGTTATAGCACTAAGGCAAATTTCAAAACTAGTAGCTGTTCCTGCTTCTGGAGCCATCTCTACAGTCACAGGTACTATAGAGGTAGAGGTACAGTTTCCGTTAACTACTGTATAACTAAAATTATAGGTTCCAACGTTAAGTAAGGTTAAATCCACATTGCTTCCAGTTAAAGCACCAGTCGAGTTATCATCATTCCAGGTACCATTTAAATCTTCACCTGTTAACTGACCAAACAAGTCCAAAGGAGAATTTGCAACAAGATCCGTCTCACAAACAAGGAATGGTGTCACTGTACCTGAGTTTGCCAACTCATAAATGACTACCGTTACCGTCACATCAACATCAGTACAAGTTCCTATTGCAGGTACACTGTAGGTGAAATCAAATGTTCCGTTTCCTAATGTTGTTAAGTCTATTGGATTTGTTACTGCTGTTCCAGTAGAGGAATTTCCTGTATACCAAGTACCATTTATATCTTGAGTTCCATCTAGTAGATTAAATAAATCATAAGGTGAATTAGCTGCTACTTGATCCTCACAAACTTCAAATGGAACACCTATATAATTACCAGATTCAGGTGCTGGTTCTATAATTATAGCAACCGTAGAGCTATTCATACATCCATTAACATCTATAATTGTATATGAAAAATTATAAGTACCAACCGCAAATCCGGTAATATCGACATTACTACCCGTTAAAGCACCGGTAGCATCATCATCAATCCAGGTTCCTCCAGCGTCTTGCCCCATAAGTTGATTAAATAAATCAACAGGAGTATTAGCTGCCAAATCATTAATACATACAGAAAGTGGAGTAGAAACCCCAGTATTAGGTAGTGGATTAATGATAACTGTTACGGTAACATCCATATCAGTACAAGTTCCTATTGCAGGTACACTGTAGGTGAAATCAAATGTTCCGTTTCCTAATGTTGTTAAGTCTATTGGATTTGTTACTGCTGTTCCAGTAGAGGAATTTCCTGTATACCAAGTACCATTTATATCTTGAGTTCCATCTAGTAGATTAAATAAATCATAAGGTGAATTAGCTGCTACTTGATCCTCACAAACTTCAAATGGAACACCTATATAATTACCAGATTCTGGTGCTGGTAAAATAGTAATGTTGATGGTTTCTGTATCTAAACAAGAGCCGTTATCAATTGTGTATGTAAAGCTATACGGGCTTCCTGTGACCGTATAACCAGTTATATCAACCGGATTCGTGACTACATTATTTGCAGCATCCGTCCAAATACCTAAATTATTATCTTGAGTTCCATCTAATGAATTAAATAAGTCATAAGGTGAATTTCCAATTAAATCATTC from Nonlabens arenilitoris harbors:
- a CDS encoding OmpA family protein, with the translated sequence MRIIITTILIILCTTTFLSAQNLSLRNTNRLYKNQAYKEAIENYKNLKQTDEVLKKLGDCYYFTGDMAKAAFTYSSVEDNNGQITDYNRIYRYAQSLLALKDYDKADSYLLYYQGKDWNTKEFLKELEKSTPHNFTVTPIRNEGTNSDFGMSFLSESEVVFASSRNLERPVYAWNGLPYLDLYQATLERDGSLKSIRPFPSINTDLHESNAVFTNNGTVMYFNRNNEKRVKINDIPVSNMKIYKAELVDGVWSNVEPLSFNNDMYSVQHPAISKDGSTLYFSSDMPGGYGEFDLYKVSINDDGTYGQPINLGKEINTQHLDQFPYISDINTLYYSTNGKQGVGGLDIHRSDLVNGEFTTPINLGTTINSSRDDFAFIINENLNKAYFSSNRSGIDKLYRTTREENILTKYAVKGIVKDSISNKLLPGSLVSLLDEREILIDDMIVGDDATYFFKLEPNRKYTIRGTRKLYIPQDVQFSTDKNGRISHDIYLTLLSYQDAEATIKPDRKGDIQVELDQIYFDFDKAIIKPEAARTLDELVGIMKKYPAMYIEVSAHTDVRGPSEYNLELSKKRAASTLEYLVSKGIERRRLRSIGYGEMQPLNNCVKEGICTDKEYEINRRCEFKIVQ
- a CDS encoding nitroreductase family protein, which produces MNKENTPLKKTPNDHSIMDTIKDRWSPRVFADIPVSQTDLQSLFEAGRWAASSNNFQPWNIVWGVKGSKSYERIMNHLVEFNQSWAVNAPVLMLGVINTKTPDGKDNYHALHDLGQFTANMALQAHSMGIAIHQMAGVDFEAAKKEFEFPEEYHVATAIAVGYYGGDKNNLNEDLQGAETSPRVRKKQDEFIFNGNFVKRESL
- a CDS encoding acyl carrier protein, coding for MKKEEIENQLHDIVKVYLPQDVSTKEIGPDSHLMQDLGINSAHLVDIALDVEDAFDIMLDEKDMEEMQTVSDSVQIVLRKLNS
- a CDS encoding PorP/SprF family type IX secretion system membrane protein, producing MKNIYTTYIFLAVAICAAWKSTAQQDPQFTQYMYNQNIINPAYATGNKSEVNIGALYRTQWVGLEGAPKTASLFVHYPVSERVELGLSFTNDDIGNVVTENNIYADFAYVLPISEQGKLSLGIKAGVTLFDANFNGFNLQSGGVDTDVAFNENVTETFPNVGLGAFYFTDQYYVGLSAPNLLTTKHLENENGIQSTGVQDIHFFLTSGYVFDINKDLKFKPAFMVKGVKGSPLSLDLTANILFNEKFEAGLAYRFGDALSGLVNYRVAPNLRIGYAYDYTVNNLGNYNTGSHEIMLLFNVKSKFWKSGYDRSPRFF
- a CDS encoding TerC family protein → MMIWISFIIFVTILLALDLLVFNRNAHVISTQEATKYTILWVSIALAFTGIIYLIYDGSHIANPENLSASKASIKYITGYLIELSLSIDNIFVIAIIFKSFAIEQQYQHRVLFWGIVGALIFRAIMIFFGVALIREIDWMTYIFGAFLLYTAFKMLVSKDDDFNPKESTIYKLARRWFPVTDRIEGQDLFIKKMGKLIATPLFLALIVIELTDVLFALDSIPAILAITSDPFLVFSSNIMAIIGLRSMYFFLSNLLNKFQYIHYSLIAILTFVGLKMILVHYIHLPEWVSLSFIFIALMLGVLASRLLPHKID
- a CDS encoding HPF/RaiA family ribosome-associated protein, coding for MQIQFNYQHVSGSTELENFTKEKLQTIADRYSWVTRADVFYRVENTESKESGMIAEIRLSAPGPRLFAEESQSNFNDAVSKVINQLKTQCEKRKSELIDHV
- a CDS encoding T9SS type B sorting domain-containing protein; the protein is MNKKYTFLIIGLLCYAFAKAQLQFCDGILGPAIFTEDFGSGTNNGPALSNTVTSYQYVNAAPQDGEYTISSDSGQLGSWFSFPDHTGNNNGKMLIVNAGFTAGQFYRTPINGLCENTPYEFSAWIMNVLDGVQNVCGSTEIPIQVRFEIWDATDTTLLADGTMNPKFADQRPTWIKYGLTFTTSAGQNGIILKMINVGAGGCGNDLAIDDISFNVCGDDVLIATSMGETVVSKCDNNPAQVLQLTATVQSGAPSLTAYQWQQSSDGSTFTDIAGANGFSFNTPPLNSTTYYRVKIAGAPANLTNSSCFSFSQVFEFRNVTVPLAVPRQNPYISCDGELVDLIVDVAPGTTAFWYENATGGNSIHDDSIDYTTTVDGTYWVETQDIATGCLSISRVPINFINRSSPIVNSDDFLLCPGDMALLNTQFTNGFYRWSSGETTDRITVDRAGLYTCEVTNLEGCTTTAIFNVDFIETPVISTVSVTGDELTVIMLNSGDFQYSIDGLNYYNEPVFNINGLLQVNVRVKDRTGCEVSFFTYNRISIPLFFTPNNDGYHDTWDIDNIDAFPGARLEIFDRYGKLIKQINNLVVGWDGLYDNQPLPSSDYWYKLYYNEQLLTGHFTLKR